One window of Candidatus Mycobacterium wuenschmannii genomic DNA carries:
- a CDS encoding FAD-dependent oxidoreductase — MSRDYDVLVIGSGFGGSVAALRLSEKGYRVGVLEKGARWAPEDHPPNSEHTRKVAWRPHFGMIGPLQLTALKNVLVQTFIAVGGGSLMYGGVLYEPPQTFYDNPQWASITDWRAELAAYYDQAKRMLGVATNPRLTPADEAFKAVAEDLGVADTFQPTDVGIFFGEPGKTVPDPYFGGAGPERAGCIFCSQCMTGCPHNAKNTTERNYLYLAEKAGAQIHPMTTVIDVRESPTGGYLVETVRSGRWFSKERRIWSADQVVFAAASIGTQELLHRLRAKGSLPGISPRLGELARTNSEATLIVSSRTRTDLSQGVVGTSSIRPDEHTHAEAFHLGKGSNSGFLLATTLIDGDKHRLARWIGTNLRHPAAFLRAFDVSRAAERSITILVMQDLDNSVTTYLRRGLFGRKLASRQGVGAPNQNWIPAANDVARRTAQKLDGDARGYYFDLIGRPTTAHFIGGCPIGDSPATGVVDPYHRLYGHPGLHVIDGSTITANLGVNPALTITAMSERAVALWPNNGEPDPRPAPGAGYRPVAPVPPRHPIVPASAPASLRLTPV, encoded by the coding sequence GTGAGTCGTGACTACGACGTCCTTGTGATCGGGTCGGGCTTCGGCGGGTCGGTGGCGGCACTCCGGTTGAGCGAGAAGGGATATCGCGTCGGCGTGCTCGAGAAGGGTGCCCGCTGGGCGCCCGAGGACCACCCGCCGAACTCGGAGCACACCCGAAAAGTCGCGTGGCGCCCGCATTTCGGCATGATCGGTCCCCTTCAATTGACCGCGCTGAAGAACGTTCTCGTCCAGACGTTCATCGCCGTCGGCGGTGGCTCGCTGATGTACGGCGGCGTCCTGTACGAACCGCCGCAGACGTTCTACGACAACCCGCAGTGGGCATCGATCACCGACTGGCGAGCCGAGCTGGCGGCGTACTACGACCAGGCCAAGCGGATGCTGGGCGTCGCAACGAATCCGCGGCTGACCCCGGCCGACGAGGCGTTCAAGGCGGTTGCCGAGGACCTGGGTGTCGCGGACACTTTCCAACCGACCGACGTCGGGATTTTCTTCGGCGAACCGGGAAAGACGGTGCCCGACCCCTACTTCGGAGGCGCCGGCCCCGAGCGGGCCGGATGCATCTTCTGCTCGCAATGCATGACCGGCTGTCCGCACAATGCGAAGAACACCACCGAACGTAATTACCTGTATCTCGCGGAAAAGGCTGGCGCGCAGATCCATCCGATGACCACCGTTATCGATGTACGCGAATCTCCCACGGGCGGTTACCTCGTCGAGACGGTGCGCAGCGGCCGCTGGTTCAGCAAGGAGCGCCGAATCTGGAGTGCCGATCAGGTCGTCTTCGCCGCCGCCAGCATCGGCACCCAGGAGCTGCTGCATCGGTTGCGGGCCAAGGGATCTCTGCCAGGGATCTCGCCGCGGCTGGGCGAGCTGGCCCGGACCAACTCCGAAGCCACCCTGATCGTCTCCTCGCGCACCCGTACCGACCTGTCGCAAGGTGTCGTCGGGACATCGTCGATCCGTCCCGACGAGCACACCCACGCCGAGGCGTTCCATCTGGGCAAGGGCAGCAACTCGGGGTTCCTGCTGGCGACCACCCTGATCGACGGCGACAAGCATCGCCTGGCGAGATGGATAGGGACCAATCTGCGTCATCCGGCCGCTTTTTTGCGCGCGTTCGATGTGAGCCGAGCGGCCGAGCGGTCGATCACCATTCTGGTGATGCAGGACCTCGACAATTCGGTGACGACGTATCTCAGACGCGGCCTCTTCGGCCGGAAGCTGGCGTCCCGCCAGGGCGTCGGCGCGCCGAACCAGAACTGGATTCCCGCGGCCAACGACGTCGCCCGGCGTACCGCCCAGAAGCTGGACGGGGATGCTCGCGGCTACTACTTCGATCTGATCGGCCGGCCCACCACCGCGCACTTCATCGGCGGCTGCCCCATCGGGGATTCGCCCGCCACCGGCGTCGTCGATCCGTATCACCGTCTGTACGGGCATCCGGGCCTGCATGTCATCGACGGCTCGACGATCACCGCCAACCTCGGCGTCAACCCGGCGCTGACCATCACGGCGATGTCCGAACGGGCGGTGGCGTTGTGGCCGAACAACGGCGAGCCCGATCCCCGACCCGCACCCGGCGCCGGCTACCGACCCGTTGCGCCGGTGCCACCGCGGCACCCGATCGTGCCGGCGAGCGCTCCGGCGTCGCTTCGCCTGACACCCGTCTGA
- a CDS encoding MmpS family transport accessory protein encodes MSDRRHPENTRSTQERTEQTQRLQQSYRPPIDPAYSGQPSYPPPYYPRSSQDPNSANPTDRLPQYWQHGQPSTGPTPQDLDPDKPKAPRWLWIAAGAAVLLVAGLVIALVIANGTASKQTAVPALPSSPSSPRPIPVVPRSPSHKATTEPSQPVDPGSMQTVLYNVSGDGRAISITYVDNDGMMQTEFNVALPWIKEVSLPESGSRTPNVTIVNIGHDVTCSVTVDGVEINQRSGVGLTICNGNG; translated from the coding sequence ATGAGCGATCGACGTCACCCCGAAAACACCCGTTCGACCCAAGAGCGGACCGAGCAAACTCAGCGGTTGCAGCAGTCCTATCGGCCGCCAATCGACCCTGCCTACAGCGGCCAGCCTTCTTACCCGCCGCCGTACTACCCGCGGTCGTCGCAAGACCCCAACTCGGCAAACCCGACCGACCGCCTGCCGCAGTACTGGCAGCACGGTCAGCCGTCTACGGGCCCGACACCGCAGGACCTCGATCCGGACAAGCCCAAGGCGCCGCGCTGGCTGTGGATCGCCGCGGGCGCGGCGGTGCTGTTGGTGGCGGGATTGGTGATCGCGCTCGTGATCGCCAACGGCACGGCCAGCAAGCAGACGGCGGTGCCGGCGCTGCCGTCGTCACCGAGTTCGCCCCGGCCGATCCCGGTCGTCCCGCGCTCGCCATCGCACAAGGCCACCACTGAGCCGAGCCAGCCCGTCGACCCCGGCTCGATGCAGACCGTGCTCTACAACGTCAGCGGCGACGGCCGCGCGATCAGCATCACCTATGTCGACAACGACGGGATGATGCAGACCGAGTTCAACGTGGCGCTGCCGTGGATCAAGGAAGTCAGCCTGCCCGAATCCGGCAGCCGCACACCCAACGTCACGATCGTGAACATCGGCCACGACGTCACGTGCTCGGTGACGGTCGACGGGGTCGAGATCAATCAGCGCAGCGGAGTCGGCCTGACCATCTGCAACGGCAACGGCTAG
- a CDS encoding MFS transporter gives MSESNGDDSRTPKRSQVLAWALWDTGSAGVTAVVLTFVFSVYLTTAVGKGAPGGATPASWLGRALAISGVLVALLAPMIGVWVDDPRRRRITLTVLTGLVVALVSTMSLVRESPGYLWLGLALLGIGAACGDLASVPYNAMLRQLSTSRNSGRISGLGLTAAFIGSVGLLLVVMFGCIAGDGATRGFLHLPAADGMNIRIAMLVAAGWFVAFATPLLLTAHRLPTAVEAERRGHGALGGYRQLWRDLVAEWHRDRNLVYYLLAAAVFRDGLAGVTQFGGVLGVKAYGIDPAVVPIFGVAFCVVAAIGAVAGGFLDDRIGSKPVIIGSLSSILAAGLAMMLLSGPGAFWVTGLLLCLFIGPAQASARTLLLRLSSEGKEGVAFGLFTMTGRAVTFVAPLLYSIFVDQFHAERAGMGGLLLVVAVGLVALLMVRVPRRA, from the coding sequence ATGTCTGAATCCAACGGTGACGATTCGCGGACTCCCAAGCGGTCTCAGGTGCTGGCATGGGCCCTCTGGGATACCGGCTCGGCCGGGGTGACCGCGGTCGTTCTGACGTTCGTGTTCTCCGTGTATCTGACCACCGCCGTCGGCAAGGGCGCACCAGGGGGCGCGACGCCGGCCAGCTGGCTGGGGCGCGCGCTGGCCATCTCCGGGGTGCTGGTCGCCCTGCTGGCGCCGATGATCGGCGTGTGGGTCGACGATCCCCGGCGGCGACGGATCACGCTGACCGTGTTGACCGGTCTAGTGGTGGCGTTGGTCAGCACGATGAGCCTGGTTCGCGAAAGCCCGGGATACCTGTGGCTCGGCCTGGCTCTCCTCGGGATCGGCGCCGCATGCGGCGATTTGGCGAGCGTCCCGTACAACGCGATGCTGCGCCAGCTCTCGACGTCGCGAAACTCCGGCCGCATCTCCGGGTTGGGCCTGACGGCGGCATTCATCGGAAGCGTCGGCCTGCTGCTCGTCGTCATGTTCGGCTGCATCGCAGGCGACGGCGCCACCCGCGGATTCCTGCACCTCCCCGCCGCCGACGGGATGAACATCCGGATCGCGATGCTGGTGGCCGCCGGATGGTTCGTGGCGTTCGCCACCCCGCTGCTGCTGACCGCGCACCGGCTACCGACGGCGGTCGAGGCGGAGCGTCGCGGGCACGGCGCCCTCGGCGGCTACCGTCAACTCTGGCGGGACCTGGTCGCGGAATGGCATCGCGACCGCAACCTCGTCTACTACCTGCTGGCCGCGGCGGTGTTCCGGGACGGATTGGCGGGCGTCACCCAGTTCGGTGGGGTGCTCGGCGTGAAGGCCTACGGAATCGACCCCGCCGTCGTGCCCATCTTCGGGGTGGCGTTCTGCGTGGTCGCGGCGATCGGGGCGGTGGCGGGCGGATTCCTGGACGACAGGATCGGCTCGAAGCCGGTCATCATCGGCTCCCTGTCCAGCATCCTTGCCGCGGGCCTGGCGATGATGCTGCTGTCCGGGCCGGGCGCCTTCTGGGTCACCGGTCTGCTGCTCTGTTTGTTCATCGGGCCGGCGCAGGCGTCCGCGCGCACCCTGTTGCTCCGCCTGTCCAGCGAGGGCAAGGAGGGCGTAGCTTTCGGTCTCTTCACGATGACCGGGCGAGCGGTGACTTTCGTTGCGCCGCTGCTGTATTCGATCTTCGTCGATCAGTTCCACGCCGAGCGGGCCGGCATGGGTGGCCTGCTTCTTGTGGTGGCTGTCGGCTTGGTTGCCTTGCTGATGGTCCGCGTCCCGCGCCGGGCCTAG
- the cmrA gene encoding mycolate reductase (Catalyzes the final step in mycolic acid biosynthesis.), with product MPVPAPSPDARAVVTGASQNIGEALATELAAQGHHLIITARREDMLNALATKLSEKHGVLVEVRACDLSDPADRAKLVDELATRNISILCANAGTATFGPVSGLDPEVERAQVQLNAVAVHDMVLAVLPGMLERQAGGILISGSAAGNSPIPNNATYAATKAFANTFSESLRGELRKTGVHVTVLAPGPVRNELPGPADASLVEKLVPEFLWISTTYTAKKSLDALARNKMRIVPGLTSKAMSAASQYAPRAIVAPIVGAFYKKMGGG from the coding sequence ATGCCGGTACCCGCTCCCAGTCCCGACGCGCGCGCAGTTGTCACCGGAGCTTCACAGAACATTGGTGAGGCTCTGGCCACCGAATTGGCCGCTCAAGGCCACCACCTGATCATCACGGCGCGCCGCGAGGACATGCTCAACGCGCTGGCCACCAAGCTGAGCGAGAAGCACGGCGTCCTGGTCGAAGTGCGCGCATGCGATCTTTCCGACCCCGCCGATCGCGCAAAACTGGTCGACGAGTTGGCCACTCGCAACATCTCGATCCTGTGCGCCAACGCCGGAACGGCGACATTCGGCCCGGTTTCCGGTCTCGACCCGGAGGTCGAGCGGGCCCAGGTGCAGCTGAACGCGGTCGCGGTGCACGACATGGTGTTGGCGGTGCTGCCCGGCATGCTAGAGCGCCAGGCCGGCGGAATATTGATTTCCGGCTCCGCAGCAGGGAATTCGCCGATCCCCAACAATGCGACCTACGCGGCGACGAAGGCGTTCGCGAACACCTTCAGCGAGTCGCTGCGCGGCGAGCTGCGCAAAACCGGTGTGCACGTGACGGTTCTGGCGCCCGGGCCGGTGCGTAACGAGTTACCCGGCCCCGCGGATGCGTCTCTCGTCGAGAAGCTGGTGCCCGAATTCCTCTGGATCTCCACCACCTACACCGCGAAGAAGTCGCTGGATGCGTTGGCGCGCAACAAGATGCGCATCGTGCCGGGTCTGACGTCGAAGGCGATGTCGGCGGCCAGCCAGTACGCGCCGCGCGCGATCGTCGCACCCATCGTGGGCGCGTTCTACAAGAAGATGGGCGGCGGCTAA
- a CDS encoding helicase HerA-like domain-containing protein → MSTESTSTPAGQIAAGYAVGGQALELGSVVIDGKTDSKAQIRIPLATINRHGLVAGATGTGKTKTLQVIAEQLSAAGVPVLMADVKGDLAGLSKPGESNDKITARAKEIGDDWQPSGFPVEFLSLGTKGIGVPVRATIASFGPILLSKVLGLNGTQESTLGLIFKWANDQKLELLDVKDLREVIGYLTSDGGKAELKTLGGVSAPTAGVILRALVNLEGEGGDTFFGEPELDPNDLLTVDGGHGRISLLELGDQAARPVLFSTFLMWMLSTLFKSLPEVGDIDKPKLVFFFDEAHLLFADASKAFLDQVEQTVKLIRSRGVGVFFCTQLPTDIPNDVLSQLGARIQHALRAFTPDDQKALTKTVRTYPKTDVYDLASALTSLGIGEAIVTVLSERGAPTPVAWTRLRPPRSLMAAIGDNAISSAAQSSTLNQRYGKTVDRDSAYEKLQAKKAEAQANQPAPAGSKNAPEAAKKPGWFSRFVNSRGFQTFLKALGTELIRNLFGGGSSKRRR, encoded by the coding sequence ATGAGCACTGAATCGACTTCGACCCCCGCCGGCCAGATCGCAGCCGGCTACGCCGTCGGGGGCCAGGCGCTCGAACTGGGCAGCGTCGTCATCGACGGCAAGACGGACTCGAAAGCGCAGATCCGCATCCCACTGGCAACCATCAACCGGCACGGCCTGGTGGCCGGTGCGACCGGTACCGGCAAGACCAAGACGCTGCAGGTGATCGCCGAGCAACTCTCCGCGGCGGGTGTGCCGGTGCTGATGGCCGACGTCAAAGGCGACCTCGCCGGCCTGTCGAAGCCCGGTGAGAGCAACGACAAGATCACCGCACGCGCCAAGGAAATTGGTGACGATTGGCAGCCGAGCGGCTTCCCGGTGGAGTTTCTGTCGTTGGGTACCAAGGGCATTGGCGTGCCGGTACGGGCCACTATCGCCAGCTTCGGTCCGATCCTGCTGTCGAAAGTGTTGGGCCTCAACGGCACTCAAGAGTCGACCCTCGGCCTGATCTTCAAGTGGGCGAACGACCAGAAACTCGAGCTGCTGGATGTGAAGGACCTGCGCGAGGTGATCGGCTACCTGACCAGTGATGGGGGCAAGGCCGAGCTGAAAACGCTGGGTGGCGTGTCGGCGCCGACGGCGGGGGTGATCCTCCGAGCTCTGGTCAACCTCGAAGGAGAAGGCGGCGACACGTTCTTCGGCGAGCCGGAACTCGACCCCAACGATCTGCTGACGGTTGACGGCGGGCACGGCCGGATTTCGTTGCTAGAGCTCGGCGATCAGGCCGCCCGGCCGGTGCTGTTCTCTACCTTCTTGATGTGGATGCTGTCCACCCTGTTCAAGTCGTTACCCGAAGTCGGCGACATCGACAAGCCCAAGTTGGTGTTCTTCTTCGACGAGGCGCACCTGCTGTTCGCCGACGCGTCGAAGGCTTTCCTGGACCAGGTGGAGCAGACCGTCAAGCTGATCCGCTCTCGCGGTGTCGGGGTGTTCTTCTGCACTCAGCTGCCCACCGATATTCCGAACGACGTTCTGTCGCAGCTCGGAGCCCGTATCCAACACGCGCTGCGCGCCTTCACGCCCGACGATCAGAAGGCGCTGACCAAGACCGTCCGCACCTACCCGAAAACCGATGTCTACGACCTGGCTTCGGCGCTGACGTCGCTCGGCATCGGCGAAGCGATCGTGACCGTGCTGTCCGAGCGCGGAGCACCGACACCGGTCGCGTGGACGCGGCTGCGGCCGCCGCGTTCGTTGATGGCGGCCATCGGCGACAACGCGATCAGCTCGGCGGCTCAATCCAGCACGCTGAACCAGAGGTACGGCAAGACCGTGGACCGCGACTCGGCCTACGAGAAGCTGCAGGCCAAAAAGGCTGAGGCGCAAGCCAATCAGCCCGCACCTGCGGGGTCCAAGAATGCGCCCGAGGCCGCGAAGAAGCCCGGGTGGTTCAGTCGCTTCGTGAACAGTCGTGGCTTCCAGACCTTCCTGAAAGCGCTTGGCACCGAACTGATCCGCAACCTGTTCGGCGGCGGCAGCAGCAAGCGCCGGCGTTAG
- the orn gene encoding oligoribonuclease codes for MRDELVWIDCEMTGLDLGSDKLIEIAVLVTDGDLNILGDGLDLVIHADDAALTGMLPVVTEMHTKSGLIDEVRASSVDLATAEAAVLDYIRQHVKQAKTAPLAGNSIATDRGFISRDMPALDSFLHYRMIDVSSIKELCRRWYPKIYYGQPAKGLAHRALADIHESIRELKYYRGTAFVPQPGPSTSEIAAVADVLGVDSAAPGKTDSAAEDPSR; via the coding sequence GTGCGGGACGAACTGGTGTGGATCGACTGCGAGATGACCGGGCTGGACCTTGGCTCGGACAAGTTGATCGAAATCGCCGTCCTGGTGACCGACGGCGACCTGAACATCCTCGGCGACGGCCTCGACCTGGTGATTCACGCCGACGACGCCGCGCTGACGGGCATGCTGCCGGTGGTGACCGAGATGCACACCAAGTCCGGGCTCATCGACGAGGTGCGCGCCTCCTCGGTCGACCTCGCGACCGCGGAGGCCGCCGTGCTCGATTACATCCGTCAACACGTCAAGCAGGCCAAAACGGCTCCCCTGGCGGGCAACTCGATCGCCACCGACCGTGGCTTCATCTCGCGCGACATGCCGGCGCTGGATTCGTTCCTGCACTATCGGATGATCGATGTGAGCTCGATCAAGGAGCTCTGCCGGCGTTGGTACCCGAAGATCTACTACGGCCAGCCGGCCAAGGGCCTCGCACACCGCGCGCTGGCCGACATTCACGAGTCCATCCGCGAGCTGAAGTACTACCGTGGCACCGCGTTCGTGCCCCAGCCGGGGCCCTCGACCAGCGAGATCGCCGCCGTGGCCGATGTGCTGGGGGTCGACTCTGCCGCGCCGGGGAAAACGGATTCGGCCGCCGAGGACCCGAGCCGCTAA
- a CDS encoding L,D-transpeptidase, with the protein MIPLVVFGVAACSGGGNAPAPKAIMDKATPFGDLLVPKLSTSVTDGAVGVAVDTPVTVSADNGVLASVEMVNENGGTVDGQLSQDGVHWATTERLGYNRMYTLTAKARGLGGVATRQLSFQTHSPQNLTMAYPRPSEGEVVGVGQTVAVQFDENIGNRQAAEKAIRVTTDPPVEGAFYWLNNREVRWRPEHFWKPGTNVDVAVNTYGIDLGDGLFGQDNARTHFTIGDEVIATADDNTKIVTVRVNGDVVKTMPTSMGKDSTPTASGTYILGVRFAHMIMDSSTYGVPANSPNGYRTEVDFATQMSYSGIFVHSAPWSVGAQGHSNTSHGCLNVSPSNAQWFFEHTKRGDIVEVQNTVGPPLSGTEGLGDWNIPWDQWHAGNAKA; encoded by the coding sequence ATGATCCCGCTTGTCGTCTTCGGCGTGGCGGCCTGCAGCGGCGGCGGTAACGCGCCGGCCCCCAAGGCGATCATGGACAAGGCCACGCCGTTCGGCGACCTGCTGGTCCCGAAGCTCAGCACCTCGGTGACCGATGGCGCCGTCGGGGTGGCGGTCGACACACCGGTAACAGTGAGCGCCGACAATGGGGTGCTGGCGTCCGTCGAGATGGTCAACGAGAACGGTGGCACCGTCGACGGCCAGTTGAGCCAGGACGGCGTGCACTGGGCGACCACCGAGCGGCTTGGCTACAACCGGATGTACACGCTGACCGCCAAGGCGCGCGGGCTGGGCGGCGTCGCAACCCGGCAGCTGTCATTTCAAACGCATTCGCCGCAGAACCTGACGATGGCCTACCCCCGACCGAGCGAGGGCGAGGTGGTGGGCGTCGGGCAGACGGTCGCCGTTCAATTCGACGAGAACATCGGCAACCGTCAGGCCGCGGAGAAGGCGATCCGCGTGACGACCGACCCTCCCGTCGAGGGTGCGTTCTATTGGCTGAACAATCGCGAAGTCCGTTGGCGCCCAGAGCATTTCTGGAAGCCCGGGACCAACGTCGACGTCGCTGTCAACACCTACGGCATCGACCTCGGTGACGGGTTGTTCGGCCAGGACAACGCGCGGACGCACTTCACCATCGGTGACGAGGTCATCGCGACCGCCGACGACAACACCAAGATCGTGACAGTTCGGGTCAACGGCGACGTCGTCAAGACCATGCCAACCTCGATGGGTAAGGACAGCACGCCGACCGCGAGCGGCACCTACATTCTCGGCGTCCGGTTCGCGCACATGATCATGGATTCGTCGACGTACGGCGTTCCGGCCAACTCGCCCAACGGATATCGCACGGAGGTGGACTTCGCCACCCAGATGTCCTACAGCGGCATCTTCGTGCACTCGGCGCCGTGGTCGGTCGGTGCGCAGGGTCACTCGAACACCAGTCATGGCTGCCTCAACGTGAGCCCGAGCAACGCGCAGTGGTTCTTCGAGCACACCAAGCGCGGCGACATTGTCGAGGTGCAGAACACGGTCGGCCCGCCGCTGTCGGGCACCGAGGGTCTCGGTGACTGGAACATCCCGTGGGACCAGTGGCACGCCGGCAACGCCAAGGCCTGA
- a CDS encoding DUF3618 domain-containing protein → MAERDPDTIKQEIDKARDQLASTVDSLAVRANPRRLADDAKARAIAFVKKPPVIISLAGVAALAAALAVRRIRNR, encoded by the coding sequence GTGGCGGAGCGGGACCCCGACACCATCAAGCAGGAGATCGACAAGGCCCGCGACCAACTCGCGTCGACCGTCGACTCGCTGGCTGTGCGGGCCAATCCCCGCCGACTCGCCGATGACGCCAAGGCGCGCGCTATCGCATTCGTCAAGAAGCCGCCGGTGATCATCTCGCTGGCTGGGGTCGCGGCGCTGGCAGCCGCGCTTGCGGTGCGCCGCATTCGCAACAGGTAG
- the bcp gene encoding thioredoxin-dependent thiol peroxidase codes for MTDTARLAEGDKAPAFTLPDADGKKVSLSDYKGRRVIVYFYPAASTPGCTKQACDFRDSLSELNGAGLDVIGISPDKPEKLAKFRDAEKLTFPLLSDPERKVLTAYGAFGEKKMYGKTVQGVIRSTFVVDEKGKIAEAQYNVKATGHVAKLRRDLEV; via the coding sequence TTGACCGACACCGCCCGCCTCGCCGAAGGCGACAAAGCGCCCGCCTTCACCCTGCCCGACGCCGACGGAAAGAAAGTCTCGCTCTCCGACTACAAGGGCCGCCGAGTGATCGTGTACTTCTACCCCGCGGCCTCCACACCCGGGTGCACCAAGCAGGCCTGCGACTTCCGCGACAGCCTCAGCGAACTCAACGGCGCGGGCCTCGACGTCATCGGCATCTCCCCCGACAAGCCGGAGAAGCTGGCCAAGTTCCGCGACGCGGAGAAGCTGACGTTCCCGTTGCTGTCCGACCCCGAGCGCAAGGTCTTGACGGCCTACGGCGCCTTCGGCGAGAAGAAGATGTACGGCAAGACCGTCCAGGGTGTCATCCGCTCGACGTTCGTTGTCGACGAGAAGGGCAAGATCGCCGAGGCGCAGTACAACGTGAAGGCCACCGGCCACGTGGCCAAGCTGCGCCGCGACCTGGAGGTCTAG
- a CDS encoding dipeptidase encodes MNDLVERVREILPSVRSDLEDLVRIQSVWADPARRDQVHRSAQVTADLLSQAGFGDVQIVSEGGAPAVIAKHPAPPGAPTVLLYAHHDVQPEGDLAQWVSPPFEPTERDGRLYARGSADDKAGIATHLAAFRAHGGNPPVGVTVFVEGEEESGSPSLGRLLAAHREALKADVIVIADSDNWSTEIPALTVSLRGMADCVVEVATLDHGLHSGLWGGVVPDALSVLVRLLASLHDDDGNVAVAGLHESTAAAVDYPADRVRLESGLLDGVSEIGSGSVPQRMWAKPAITVIGIDTTSIAASSNTLIPRARAKVSMRVAPGGDAAAHLDALRTHLEQHAPWGAHVTVTLGDVGQPYAIDATGPVYDAARAAFRQAWGTEPVDMGMGGSIPFIAELANAYPHAAILVTGVEDPGTQAHSVNESLHLGVLERAATAEALLLANLG; translated from the coding sequence ATGAACGATCTGGTCGAGCGGGTGCGTGAAATCCTGCCGTCGGTGCGGAGCGATCTCGAGGATCTCGTCCGCATCCAGTCGGTGTGGGCCGACCCGGCCCGCCGCGACCAGGTGCATCGCAGCGCCCAGGTCACCGCAGATCTACTGTCGCAAGCCGGTTTTGGCGATGTGCAGATCGTCAGTGAAGGTGGTGCACCCGCCGTCATCGCGAAGCATCCCGCGCCGCCCGGTGCGCCGACAGTTCTGCTGTACGCCCACCACGACGTGCAACCCGAGGGCGATCTCGCGCAGTGGGTGTCGCCGCCCTTCGAGCCGACCGAGCGCGATGGACGGCTCTACGCCCGCGGCAGCGCCGACGACAAGGCCGGTATCGCAACGCATTTGGCGGCCTTCCGGGCGCACGGCGGCAACCCGCCGGTCGGTGTGACGGTGTTCGTCGAGGGGGAGGAGGAGTCGGGGTCACCGTCGCTGGGCCGGCTGCTGGCCGCGCATCGGGAAGCGCTCAAGGCCGACGTGATCGTCATCGCCGACTCGGACAACTGGAGCACCGAGATCCCCGCGCTGACCGTGTCATTGCGTGGCATGGCCGACTGTGTGGTCGAGGTCGCCACCCTGGATCATGGCCTGCATTCGGGTCTGTGGGGCGGGGTCGTGCCCGACGCTCTGTCGGTGTTGGTTCGGTTGCTGGCCAGTCTGCACGACGACGACGGCAACGTCGCGGTGGCGGGCCTACACGAAAGTACCGCAGCGGCAGTCGATTACCCCGCCGACCGGGTCCGGTTGGAGTCCGGTCTACTCGATGGCGTGAGCGAGATCGGCTCCGGCTCTGTGCCGCAACGCATGTGGGCCAAGCCGGCGATCACGGTGATCGGCATCGACACCACTTCCATTGCGGCGTCGTCGAATACGTTGATCCCGCGCGCCCGCGCCAAGGTGAGCATGCGGGTCGCGCCCGGCGGCGATGCGGCCGCACACCTCGACGCGCTGCGTACCCACCTCGAGCAGCACGCGCCCTGGGGAGCCCACGTCACCGTGACGCTCGGCGATGTCGGTCAGCCGTACGCCATCGACGCCACCGGGCCGGTGTACGACGCCGCCCGCGCGGCGTTCCGGCAAGCGTGGGGGACCGAACCGGTCGACATGGGCATGGGCGGCTCGATCCCGTTCATCGCCGAGTTGGCCAACGCGTATCCGCACGCCGCGATCCTGGTCACCGGTGTCGAGGACCCCGGAACTCAGGCGCACAGCGTCAACGAGAGCCTGCATCTCGGCGTGCTGGAGCGGGCCGCCACCGCAGAGGCGCTATTGCTGGCGAATCTGGGCTGA
- the acpS gene encoding holo-ACP synthase AcpS, with amino-acid sequence MSIVGVGIDLVSITEFAEQVDQPGTMFAETFTPGERRDASDKSSSAARHLAARWAAKEAVIKAWSGSRFSQRPVLREDIHRDIEVVTDMWGRPRVRLTGDIATHLKDVTIHVSLTHEADTAAAVAILEMP; translated from the coding sequence ATGAGCATCGTCGGAGTGGGGATAGACCTTGTCTCCATTACTGAATTCGCCGAGCAGGTGGATCAGCCAGGGACCATGTTTGCCGAGACGTTCACGCCCGGCGAGCGGCGTGACGCCTCGGACAAGAGCTCGTCGGCGGCCCGCCACCTGGCGGCCCGGTGGGCGGCCAAAGAAGCGGTGATCAAGGCATGGTCCGGGTCGCGGTTCTCGCAGCGGCCGGTGCTGCGCGAGGATATCCACCGCGACATCGAGGTGGTCACCGACATGTGGGGCCGGCCGCGGGTGCGGTTGACCGGCGACATCGCCACCCACCTCAAGGACGTCACGATCCACGTGTCGCTGACGCACGAGGCTGACACCGCCGCCGCGGTGGCGATCCTGGAGATGCCCTAG